A DNA window from Naumovozyma dairenensis CBS 421 chromosome 7, complete genome contains the following coding sequences:
- the NDAI0G01990 gene encoding uncharacterized protein (similar to Saccharomyces cerevisiae ADL119W (Scer_YGOB_ADL119W); ancestral locus Anc_7.195), with the protein MKTIVIPDTRFQQVFQNALERERNKLYPDTTKQNTGTLVTESLVIFKVILRDVILLPFIQSVLWTEFLIVCKPRIYRGFKSIANFNIKNITNMLTGRTNNY; encoded by the coding sequence atgAAAACGATTGTGATACCAGACACTCGATTCCAACAAGTCTTCCAAAATGCTttagaaagagaaagaaacaaaCTATACCCTGATACTACGAAGCAGAATACTGGTACACTCGTCACTGAATCATTAGTCATTTTTAAAGTGATCCTAAGAGACgttatattattaccatttaTACAGAGTGTTCTTTGGACTGAATTTCTAATTGTTTGTAAGCCACGGATATATCGTGGGTTCAAATCCATTGcgaatttcaatattaaaaatataacgAATATGCTTACCGGACGTACAAACaactattaa
- the RPB3 gene encoding DNA-directed RNA polymerase II core subunit RPB3 (similar to Saccharomyces cerevisiae RPB3 (YIL021W); ancestral locus Anc_7.194), whose translation MSEEGPQVKIREATKDNVDFILSNIDLALANSFRRVMIAEIPTLAIDSVQIETNTTVLADEFIAHRLGLIPLQSTDIEQLEYSRDCFCEDHCDKCSVVLTLQAFGESESTTNVYAKDLVIVSNLLGRNIGHPIIQDKENNGVLICKLRKGQELKLTCVAKKGIAKEHAKWGPAAAIEFEYDPWNKLKHTDYWYEQDPQKEWPNSKNCEYEDPPNEGEPFDYKAKAETFYMNVETVGSISVDQVVVRGINTLQQKVASILLALTQMDQEKMQYATVTEGQQGNNMMNQDVDMDGDAYANGANNQPGAYNDAW comes from the coding sequence ATGAGTGAAGAGGGTCCACAAGTGAAAATAAGAGAAGCAACGAAGGATAATGTTGATTTTATCTTATCTAATATAGATTTAGCCCTAGCTAATTCTTTCCGTCGAGTGATGATTGCAGAGATTCCTACATTAGCCATTGATTCGGTTCAAATTGAAACCAACACTACGGTACTAGCTGATGAATTTATCGCTCATAGATTGGGGTTGATACCTTTACAAAGTACAGATattgaacaattagaaTATAGTCGTGATTGTTTCTGTGAGGATCATTGTGATAAATGTTCTGTTGTGTTGACTTTACAAGCGTTTGGGGAGAGTGAAAGTACTACGAATGTTTATGCAAAGGATTTAGTTATtgtttctaatttattaGGTCGTAATATTGGTCATCCTATAATACAAGATAAGGAAAATAATGGTGTATTGATATGTAAATTAAGAAAGGGacaagaattgaaattgacaTGTGTGGCAAAGAAGGGGATAGCCAAGGAACATGCGAAATGGGGGCCTGCGGCAgcaattgaatttgaatatgatccatggaataaattgaaacataCTGATTATTGGTATGAACAAGATCCTCAAAAGGAATGGCCGAATTCTAAGAATTGTGAATATGAAGATCCTCCAAATGAAGGGGAACCATTTGATTATAAAGCTAAAGCTGAGACTTTCTATATGAATGTGGAAACTGTTGGTTCTATTTCTGTCGATCAAGTCGTTGTAAGAGGTATAAATACTTTACAACAAAAGGTGGCATCCATATTACTAGCTTTAACACAGATggatcaagaaaaaatgcAATATGCGACTGTTACCGAGGGACAACAGGGCAATAATATGATGAATCAAGATGTTGATATGGATGGAGATGCATACGCAAATGGAGCTAATAATCAACCGGGAGCTTATAACGATGCCTGGTAG
- the FAF1 gene encoding Faf1p (similar to Saccharomyces cerevisiae FAF1 (YIL019W); ancestral locus Anc_7.192), producing MGSNNNNSDEDTEYLKALEAQRLAFESQFGSLESMGFEDKTKDITVGSDSSSHNSDSDINDNNNDDDEEEDSENDGDSDSDSDIDVGSRDNETKVTEKSSSMITRGPKVITFNGPADDFIAPSKKDKKLLSSGKSLIHTIIKEQESEEREMNDNKNDNENLEEENLQNDIELQQFLKESHLLSAFNNNNSTSSSITSGVALTLQGMNGSKSDSIAYQDDQVMGKARARTLEMRLNGLSKINGHSKNIDKLEKVPMHVRKGMIKKHVERIQRYEKDAAEGGIVLSKVKKGQFRKIESTYKKDIERRIGQSIKRKDIERNTRRERGLKINTIGRSTRNGLVVSKSRH from the coding sequence ATGGgatccaataataataatagtgatgaagatacagaatatttaaaagcATTAGAAGCTCAAAGGCTTGCTTTTGAAAGTCAATTTGGATCATTAGAATCGATGGGATTTGAAGATAAGACTAAAGATATTACCGTTGGGTCTGATTCTTCATCACACAACTCGGATAGTGATATcaatgataacaataatgatgatgacgaagaagaagattctGAGAATGATGGTGATAGCGATTCCGATAGCGATATCGATGTCGGTAGCCGTGATAATGAAACGAAAGTAACTGAAAAATCTAGTAGCATGATCACACGTGGACCAAAAGTGATTACCTTTAATGGGCCAGCAGATGATTTCATTGCACCATCCAAGAAggataaaaaattattaagtaGTGGGAAATCTCTGATACatactattattaaagaacaagaaagtgaagaaagagaaatgaatgataataagaatgataatgaaaatctTGAAGAAGAGAACTTACAGAATGATATTGAGTTACAACAATTTTTGAAGGAATCTCATCTCTTAAGTgctttcaataataataattcgacttcttcttcaattacAAGTGGTGTCGCATTAACTTTACAAGGTATGAATGGGAGTAAAAGTGATTCCATTGCGTATCAAGATGATCAAGTGATGGGGAAGGCTAGAGCACGTACTTTGGAAATGCGGTTGAATGGATTATCGAAGATAAATGGAcattccaaaaatattgataaattagaaaaagtACCGATGCATGTTAGGAAAGGTATGATTAAGAAACATGTAGAGAGGATTCAAAGATATGAAAAAGACGCTGCAGAAGGTGGTATTGTTCTTTCGAAAGTTAAAAAGGGGCAATTTAGAAAGATTGAATCCACATATAAAAAAGATATCGAAAGGCGTATTGGTCAGAGTATTAAAAggaaagatattgaaagaaatacTAGAAGAGAACGTGGCCTTAAGATTAATACGATCGGTAGGTCTACGAGGAACGGGTTGGTGGTCTCGAAAAGTAGACATTGA